In Fusobacterium massiliense, a single window of DNA contains:
- a CDS encoding CPCC family cysteine-rich protein, whose translation MKRKRCPCCGYLTINNVDEVIVDICEVCYWQYDKVSEEKPDEIIGPNRVSLNTARKNYKLFGASEECFKNIVRLPYKDEM comes from the coding sequence ATGAAAAGAAAAAGATGTCCATGTTGTGGTTATTTAACAATAAATAATGTAGATGAAGTAATTGTAGATATTTGTGAAGTTTGCTATTGGCAATATGATAAAGTGTCAGAGGAGAAGCCTGATGAAATTATTGGACCGAATAGAGTGTCATTAAATACAGCTAGGAAAAATTATAAATTGTTTGGAGCTTCAGAAGAATGTTTTAAAAATATAGTTCGACTACCATATAAAGATGAAATGTAG
- a CDS encoding barstar family protein, translating into MKYIRIICLYLKKYISDKQFENIFYQDIDSFQNALEEEVYWNILSSNFNKKEDIITINTYLYNYMLKNYKSIYDEISDAYIENLINSNEDNVVIDILKKRYEQKEEVFINFYNTNNKLELIFSIKKALNLPQHCGNNWDAIEDFIYDTILPKKIILHNWNDIKEKFPQDAIILRRILNKINPKYCTVLYD; encoded by the coding sequence ATGAAGTATATTAGGATTATTTGTTTATATTTAAAAAAATATATTTCAGATAAACAGTTTGAAAATATTTTTTATCAAGACATAGATAGTTTTCAGAATGCCTTAGAAGAAGAAGTGTATTGGAATATTTTATCTTCAAACTTTAATAAAAAGGAAGATATAATTACTATAAATACATATTTATATAATTATATGTTAAAGAATTATAAATCAATATATGATGAAATAAGTGATGCATATATAGAAAATTTAATTAATTCTAATGAAGATAATGTAGTTATAGATATTTTAAAAAAGAGATATGAACAAAAAGAAGAAGTTTTTATAAATTTTTACAATACCAATAATAAATTAGAATTAATTTTTTCTATCAAAAAAGCTTTGAATCTTCCTCAACATTGTGGTAATAATTGGGATGCAATTGAAGATTTTATCTATGATACTATTCTTCCTAAAAAAATTATTTTACATAATTGGAATGACATAAAAGAAAAATTTCCTCAAGATGCAATAATTTTAAGAAGAATTTTAAATAAAATAAATCCAAAATATTGTACAGTTTTATATGATTAA
- a CDS encoding polymorphic toxin type 50 domain-containing protein, with product MDKIAKEKEQARIEKDRKIAKINEKIGVVREYEKYAREEVPLQFELMNSSAYTLEKAAYKSRYLYLRRNIDTTKEYREDITVAYKDGFKEGITEGAVTGAGYKLAEKIITGTASVSSMAIGGFFFWSEDAGAPDPTTLGLVEPKKDPRKRISAETDLYMSSRFPEYYKQKGAEYTVISDLNYKNGINIPRNQAEKMDKAILRDIKNYYDSTPTLDKKLYKEDMKFFANIVGFELGYKGASKFIPNRVTSTEGNLVKNGLEPNNITNNELNEANGKLSTTVKSQNVKLHEGKQGKHVVGHNNFQQGKGEVDMQTASNILNDFQGTGQKIERDGKIVKEIVDTQGKYNGIFIDKDTGQRSITSRFTIHYDSKGTAHIVPANPNPK from the coding sequence ATGGATAAAATTGCCAAAGAAAAAGAACAAGCAAGAATAGAAAAAGATAGAAAAATTGCAAAAATTAATGAAAAAATTGGAGTTGTAAGAGAATATGAAAAATATGCTAGAGAAGAAGTACCCCTTCAATTTGAATTAATGAATAGTAGTGCTTATACTTTAGAAAAAGCTGCATATAAAAGTAGATATTTGTACTTAAGAAGAAATATTGATACAACAAAAGAATATAGAGAGGATATAACTGTAGCATATAAAGATGGCTTTAAAGAAGGTATTACTGAAGGAGCTGTAACTGGTGCTGGATATAAACTAGCAGAAAAAATAATAACAGGAACAGCTAGTGTAAGTTCAATGGCAATAGGAGGATTTTTCTTTTGGTCAGAAGATGCAGGAGCTCCAGATCCAACAACTTTAGGTTTAGTTGAGCCTAAGAAAGACCCAAGAAAGAGAATATCTGCAGAAACTGATTTATATATGAGTAGTAGATTTCCAGAATATTATAAACAAAAAGGAGCAGAATATACAGTAATTAGTGATCTTAACTACAAAAATGGAATAAATATTCCTAGAAATCAAGCAGAGAAGATGGATAAAGCAATTTTAAGAGATATAAAAAATTATTATGACTCAACTCCAACTTTAGATAAGAAGCTTTATAAAGAAGATATGAAATTTTTTGCTAATATAGTAGGATTTGAACTTGGGTATAAAGGAGCAAGTAAATTTATACCTAATCGAGTAACATCTACAGAAGGAAATTTAGTGAAAAATGGATTGGAACCAAATAATATTACCAATAATGAACTAAATGAAGCTAATGGAAAATTATCAACTACCGTTAAATCACAAAATGTTAAATTACATGAGGGAAAACAAGGGAAACATGTAGTTGGACACAATAACTTTCAACAAGGAAAGGGCGAAGTAGATATGCAAACAGCTAGTAATATACTTAATGATTTTCAAGGTACAGGACAAAAAATTGAAAGAGATGGAAAAATTGTTAAAGAAATAGTGGATACACAAGGAAAATATAATGGTATATTTATTGACAAAGATACAGGACAAAGAAGTATAACAAGTAGATTTACAATACATTATGATTCAAAAGGAACTGCACATATAGTTCCAGCGAATCCAAATCCAAAATAG